One segment of Salvia splendens isolate huo1 chromosome 20, SspV2, whole genome shotgun sequence DNA contains the following:
- the LOC121780989 gene encoding bidirectional sugar transporter NEC1-like has translation MALFSAEHLAFLFGLLGNVISFLVFLAPMPTFYTIWKRKSSEGFQALPYSVAFFSASLLLYYAFLKTGAFMIITINGIGCFIETVYLLIYIIYAPKKSQLFTIGLVLICNVGGLGLVMLVSLLAFHGASRVTLVGWICCILNLAVFAAPFSIMRRVIKTKSVEYMPFTLSFFLTLCATMWFFYGFFINDYYIAGPNILGFLFGIAQMILYFVYKNAKKDDGKLEPTKNIEKNLSLEEAKEVEIVTK, from the exons ATGGCTCTGTTCAGTGCTGAACACTTGGCATTCTTATTTGGCCTTCTAG GCAACGTTATATCATTCTTGGTATTCTTGGCACCTAT GCCAACTTTCTACACAATTTGGAAGAGGAAATCATCGGAAGGGTTTCAAGCATTGCCATATTCCGTTGCATTTTTCAGTGCTTCCTTGTTGTTATACTACGCTTTCCTTAAAACCGGAGCGTTTATGATCATTACTATAAACGGCATTGGATGTTTCATCGAGACGGTTTACCTCTTGATCTACATAATATATGCACCCAAGAAGTCCCAG TTATTCACAATCGGTCTCGTTCTCATATGCAACGTTGGAGGGCTAGGGTTGGTCATGCTAGTTTCTCTACTAGCTTTCCATGGTGCAAGTAGAGTTACTTTGGTGGGATGGATATGTTGTATTTTAAACCTAGCTGTATTTGCTGCCCCTTTTAGCATCATG AGGCGTGTGATCAAGACGAAAAGTGTAGAGTATATGCCATTCACTTTGTCATTCTTCCTTACCCTTTGTGCTACAATGTGGTTTTTCTATGGCTTCTTCATCAATGACTATTACATTGCA GGTCCGAAtattttgggatttttgttCGGGATTGCTCAAATGATCTTGTACTTCGTCTACAAAAATGCCAAGAAGGACGATGGGAAGCTCGAGCCGACCAAGAATATCGAGAAGAACTTGAGCCTCGAGGAAGCCAAAGAGGTTGAAATCGTAACTAAATGA
- the LOC121783008 gene encoding MLO-like protein 1 has translation MAGGGDGESLKYTPTWVLALVCTVIVAISLTAERLLHYTGKFLVSKKQWPLFEALLKIKEELMLLGFISLLLTVFQSRISTICIAQHLTYDWLPCKKEKDDQEGNGGGGHRRLLAAPSDAQGHCQLEGKAPLLSPQALHDLHIFIFVLAVVHVVFSALTILFGSLQIRQWKHWEDAIQKKEGDQEQGQQQQEKVTHIHQHDFIRGRFLGIGKDLALLSWLHSFFKQFYGSVNELDYTTLRRGFINNHYRDNPTFNFYKYMLRALETDFKKVVGISWYLWILVVLFLLLNVHGWHAYFWIAFLPLILLLAVGAKLEHIITQLAREVAQRHVAIPGELVVKPSDHHFWFNKPRLVLILIHIILFQNSFEIAVFFWVLVLYGFDSCIMGEFGYIIPRLIIGVLVQLLCSYSTLPLYAIVAQMGSSFNKAIFEDHIQAKITGWANKAKINRKNVDGGNKKTPSPPPPALESTIDQSTEIEIQTISVPSNGQN, from the exons ATGGCCGGCGGGGGAGACGGAGAGAGTTTGAAGTATACGCCGACGTGGGTGCTGGCGTTGGTGTGTACGGTCATCGTCGCCATCTCTTTGACTGCGGAAAGGCTCCTTCACTACACCGGCAAG TTCTTGGTGAGTAAAAAGCAATGGCCCCTTTTCGAGGCGTTGCTCAAGATTAAGGAAG AGTTGATGTTGCTTGGATTCATATCACTGCTGCTCACTGTTTTCCAATCTAGAATCAGCACAATATGCATAGCACAACATTTAACATATGACTGGCTACCTTGCAAGAAGGAAAAAGATGATCAAGAAGGCAATGGTGGTGGCGGCCACCGACGCCTTCTTGCAGCACCATCTGATGCTCAAGGCCATTGTCAATTAGAG GGGAAGGCTCCATTGTTGTCTCCACAGGCATTGCATGATCTCCATATATTCATATTTGTGCTAGCTGTGGTGCATGTTGTATTCTCTGCTCTAACAATTCTCTTTGGAAGCTTACAG ATTCGGCAATGGAAACATTGGGAAGACGCTATCCAGAAAAAGGAAGGCGATCAAGAACAAG GGCAGCAACAGCAAGAAAAAGTAACACACATCCACCAGCATGATTTCATTAGGGGGAGGTTTCTTGGCATTGGGAAAGACTTGGCTCTTTTGAGTTGGCTG CACTCCTTTTTCAAGCAATTTTATGGATCTGTGAATGAACTAGATTACACCACTCTCCGCCGCGGCTTCATCAAT AATCATTACAGAGATAATCCCACGTTCAACTTCTACAAGTACATGCTCCGTGCCCTCGAAACTGATTTCAAGAAAGTCGTCGGTATAAG TTGGTATTTATGGATTCTTGTGGTGCTTTTCTTGCTGCTCAATGTTCATG GATGGCATGCATATTTCTGGATTGCATTCTTGCCCTTGATT CTTCTTCTTGCTGTGGGAGCAAAACTTGAGCACATAATCACTCAACTAGCAAGAGAAGTGGCTCAAAGGCATGTAGCAATACCTGGGGAGCTTGTGGTGAAGCCTTCTGATCATCATTTCTGGTTCAACAAACCGCGTCTCGtcctcatcctcatccacaTTATTCTCTTCCAGAACTCCTTTGAGATCGCAGTTTTCTTCTGGGTGTTG GTTTTGTATGGCTTCGATTCTTGCATCATGGGAGAATTCGGCTACATAATCCCCCGGCTCATAATAGG GGTGCTGGTGCAGCTTCTTTGCAGTTATAGTACCCTGCCACTGTATGCCATTGTTGCTCAG ATGGGAAGCTCATTCAACAAGGCTATATTTGAAGATCACATACAAGCCAAGATCACAGGCTGGGCAAACAAGGCAAAGATAAACAGGAAAAATGTAGACGGCGGTAATAAAAAAACTCCCTCTCCGCCACCACCAGCCTTGGAGTCGACCATAGATCAAAGCACAGAAATTGAAATCCAAACTATAAGTGTTCCATCAAATGGTCAGAACTGA
- the LOC121781981 gene encoding bidirectional sugar transporter NEC1-like, protein MEFLSAEKLAIIFGLLGNIISFLVFLAPLPTFYRICRKKSSEGFQSIPYSISFFSASLLLYYAYLKTNAYMIVSINGIGCVIEALYIFLYILYAPNKIKIFTMRWILLFNGGGLGVIMLVSLLAVNGSKRVALVGWVCAIINIAVFAAPLSVMRQVIRTRSVEFMPFALSFFLSLCAASWFCHGFFIRDYYIALPNILGLLLGVTQMILYFIYKDKKKLVQTNFELKESVSNSGKDIEMNMHFVGNEKIGLDTNCDLEEVTKNIPATNGK, encoded by the exons atggaATTTTTGAGTGCTGAGAAATTAGCTATCATTTTTGGCCTATTGG GAAATATAATATCTTTTCTGGTATTTTTGGCGCCATT GCCAACATTTTACAGAATTTGTAGGAAGAAATCATCGGAAGGGTTTCAATCAATACcatattcaatttcatttttcagtGCCTCATTGTTGCTTTACTATGCTTACCTTAAAACCAATGCCTACATGATCGTTAGCATTAATGGTATTGGCTGCGTCATTGAAGCACTATACATCTTCCTCTATATACTATACGCTCCAAACAAGATTAAG ATTTTCACAATGAGATGGATTCTCCTATTCAATGGAGGAGGTTTAGGGGTGATCATGTTAGTTTCTCTACTAGCTGTAAATGGCTCAAAGAGGGTTGCTTTAGTAGGATGGGTTTGTGCCATTATCAATATAGCTGTGTTTGCCGCTCCTCTAAGCGTCATG AGACAAGTCATTAGAACGAGAAGTGTAGAGTTCATGCCATTTGCACTATCATTTTTCCTTTCCCTTTGTGCTGCAAGTTGGTTTTGCCATGGATTCTTCATCAGGGACTACTACATTGCA TTGCCAAATATTTTGGGACTTCTATTAGGAGTTACCCAAATGATTTTGTACTTCATCTACAAGGACAAAAAGAAACTTGTGCAAACAAATTTTGAGCTCAAGGAGAGTGTCTCAAACTCCGGAAAAGATATTGAAATGAATATGCATTTTGttggaaatgaaaaaataggtTTGGATACAAATTGTGACCTTGAGGAGGTCACCAAGAATATTCCAGCAACAAATGGAAAATGA
- the LOC121783007 gene encoding uncharacterized protein LOC121783007 isoform X2 produces the protein MEAQKNALSLKRKKCEQSNAKITSNSSSSAASAGSRLRFLLSSNSSSDASLPSSSSRARVERKPSSLPKLGGNFSAKSFRSKENVLPRKPFSEAPKKKKKQLCVDGRGFGKIKTNPMSKTAQMSNLYCSRGNQVKGCEELVGKKLRSEPPFLTSTPPRVRRNAAFEKLDSGTAECGNGSATTPPVEVSVSPQIQLKMFVSKSSATPVCYGAGHLLSGVTDKRKCRRRGSLRGGCEKANLFDDENVVDDLQDSSIPLPSEASVRWLLSPCKEGAEDQGRDSENKLDDRRISCENRRKAEIFKLSRRKTGSNNFDPLLAATPNSVSNENGFGLGERNSSAVSIGSLGSGNLIQTPDSECSSYESFRRWNMELDSMTETLDAVSLSRCERFAYAGMDSSSRSAVPKKNVRSWESSSTLDNLALSQMRISWRDEEIDAYDQQLKPHRLSRSGREERNKRKEKDPWMDNDVSPVLLEYEPCISAATSGKATGDRHGACAESICTNAGDLAVSCDSDWANIQSRVEL, from the exons ATGGAGGCCCAGAAAAATGCGTTGAGCTTGAAGCGGAAGAAGTGCGAGCAATCCAACGCTAAAATCACCTCAAACTCATCTTCTTCTGCTGCTTCAGCTGGATCTCGTTTGAGATTTCTACTCTCTTCAAACTCCTCTTCTGATGCTTCATTGCCTTCCTCTTCTTCGAGGGCTCGTGTGGAGAGAAAGCCCTCATCTTTGCCCAAATTGGGAGGCAATTTCTCTGCGAAATCGTTCAGATCTAAAGAGAATGTGCTTCCCAGAAAGCCCTTTTCCGAGgcgcccaagaagaagaagaagcagttGTGTGTTGACGGGAGGGGATTTGGCAAAATTAAGACGAATCCAATGTCTAAAACAGCTCAAATGTCAAATCTTTATTGCAGTAGGGGGAATCAAGTGAAGGGTTGTGAAGAATTGGTGGGGAAGAAGTTGAGGAGTGAGCCACCATTTTTAACTTCAACTCCCCCACGTGTTCGACGAAATGCCGCATTTGAAAAATTGGATTCGGGAACAGCTGAATGTGGCAATGGCAGCGCTACTACGCCTCCGGTGGAAGTCTCAGTGTCTCCTCAAATCCAATTGAAGATGTTTGTTTCGAAATCTTCTGCAACTCCGGTTTGCTACGGTGCAGGCCACCTTCTATCTGGAGTGACTGATAAAAGGAAGTGCAGGCGAAGAGGGAGCTTGCGAGGAGGCTGTGAGAAGGCTAATCTCTTTGATGATGAGAATGTGGTTGATGATTTGCAGGATTCTTCGATTCCCTTGCCTAGCGAGGCTTCGGTGCGCTGGCTGTTGTCTCCCTGCAAAGAGGGGGCCGAGGATCAGGGGCGTGATTCGGAGAATAAGTTGGATGATCGTCGAATAAGCTGTG AAAATCGGAGGAAAGCTGAGATTTTTAAGCTTTCTCGTCGAAAAACAGGCAGTAACAATTTTGATCCTTTGTTAGCCGCTACTCCAAATTCAGTTTCTAACGAGAATGGTTTCGGTTTAGGAGAGAGGAATAGTTCAGCAGTATCTATAGGTTCTTTGGGTAGTGGAAATTTGATTCAGACACCGGACTCTGAGTGTAGCTCGTATGAGTCGTTTCGAAGGTGGAATATGGAGCTGGATTCAATGACAGAAACTCTAGATGCAGTGAGTTTATCTAGATGTGAGAGATTCGCGTATGCAGGGATGGATTCATCTTCTCGTTCTGCTGTTCCCAAGAAAAATGTGCGTTCATGGGAGTCGAGCTCGACATTAGACAACTTAGCACTCTCCCAGATGAGGATATCATGGAGAGATGAAGAGATTGATGCTTATGATCAGCAGCTGAAGCCACACCGACTGTCTCGTTCAGGAAGGGAAGAGAGAAATAAACGTAAAGAGAAAGATCCGTGGATGGATAATGATGTGTCACCCGTTCTTCTCGAGTACGAACCTTGCATTTCTGCAGCAACTAGCGGAAAAGCAACCGGAGACAGACACGGTGCATGTGCTGAGTCGATATGCACCAACGCGGGTGACTTGGCTGTCTCTTGTGATTCGGATTGGGCAAATATCCAGAGTCGGGTCGAGTTGTGA
- the LOC121783006 gene encoding aberrant root formation protein 4-like produces MDAVLTTLHQNLVSCAKLIVAGDYATSEQSIAELVKNLNAISESLIAEEPQYSQELAVEILTQIHQYVATPALGQEIIDALAFELPKAVARFACVSDRCLEVAEGVVDLFVERCSPREMLSILLEAISSLSDPFMLPVCFIPLLTGLTKVIVLIQRRIYEQVKHAVPIILNVLTTLCLKRDDEDTDYEKLFSRTTGIASSIRTISVKLEGEDNSKLKALLGLYALQIMALVSHGMASDKLRCRLVVLQLSDFLPHCDLSYIGLVTGCEVDMISKLVIGDDGEVGVDCFSQVKLGAALAVIWGFGDGEIALAAKADMTSVLMELKGNWTRRWEAVGMLKYLFSYANMPWGLKRDGISFIACIMDGITTNTNNEFVDYSLHMPTMYTSLQVVTMVIMYTPETELRKKAFITFKKMLADIPTPWRFDVLMALIKNSNSPSMIGILIDCVREEMRLELVKRNASVDSLPNSEVSQSTSFWNQSVLQLVEMVLKPPEGGPPSLPEDSDAVLSALNLYRFILITESTGNSNSSGILAKEKLQKVYKEWLLPLRVLVSGTMARSMKESDDSMCALNPVELVLYRCIELVEEKLKHL; encoded by the exons ATGGATGCTGTGCTCACCACTCTCCATCAGAACCTAGTTTCGTGCGCCAAG CTGATTGTAGCTGGTGATTACGCTACTTCGGAGCAATCTATTGCAGAACTCGTAAAAAACCTCAATGCGATCTCCGAATCGCTGATAGCAGAAGAGCCTCAATATTCGCAAGAGTTGGCCGTTGAAATTCTCACTCAAATTCATCAATACGTGGCCACGCCTGCGCTTGGACAG GAGATCATCGATGCGTTAGCTTTTGAGTTGCCCAAGGCTGTGGCGCGGTTTGCTTGTGTATCTGATCGGTGTTTGGAGGTCGCAGAAGGTGTAGTTGATTTGTTCGTAGAGAGATGTAGTCCACGAGAGATGCTTTCGATTTTATTGGAG GCAATATCTTCTCTAAGCGATCCATTCATGCTTCCTGTTTGCTTCATACCTCTTCTTACCGGGCTCACTAAag TTATCGTATTGATCCAGAGGCGGATCTATGAACAAGTAAAACATGCAGTTCCAATCATTCTTAATGTTTTGACAACCTTGTGCTTGAAGAGAGATGATGAAGATACAGATTATGAGAAACTGTTTAGTAGAACAACTGGCATTGCCAGCTCTATAAGAACAATCAGTGTAAAGTTG GAAGGCGAGGACAACAGCAAACTGAAGGCTTTGTTAGGCCTATATGCCTTGCAGATCATG GCTCTTGTTTCACATGGAATGGCAAGTGACAAGTTGAGATGTCGTCTTGTGGTGCTGCAATTGTCTGACTTCCTTCCCCATTGTGATTTGTCATATATTGGTCTGGTAACAGGATGTGAAGTTGATATGATCTCTAAACTAGTTATTGGAG ATGATGGTGAAGTTGGCGTGGATTGCTTTTCTCAAGTGAAGCTTGGAGCGGCACTAGCTG TGATTTGGGGCTTTGGGGATGGTGAGATTGCTCTTGCTGCCAAAGCTGACATGACCTCTGTCTTAATGGAACTCAAAGGTAACTGGACTAGAAGATGGGAGGCAGTAGGCATGTTAAAGTACCTATTCTCATATGCCAATATGCCATGGGGATTGAAGCGGGATGGTATCAGCTTCATTGCATGCATCATGGATGGCATCACAACGAATACAAACAATGAATTTGTGGACTACTCCTTACATATGCCAACTATGTATACCAGCTTGCAG GTTGTCACAATGGTTATCATGTATACTCCAGAGACTGAACTAAGAAAGAAAGCATTTATAACATTTAAGAAG ATGCTTGCAGACATCCCAACTCCTTGGAGATTTGATGTCTTAATGGCTTTGATCAAGAATAGCAACTCTCCTTCTATG ATTGGAATACTTATAGATTGTGTCAGAGAGGAAATGCGATTGGAATTGGTGAAAAGAAATGCATCAGTGGATTCCCTCCCAAATAGCGAAGTCAGTCAATCTACATCATTTTGGAACCAATCTGTGCTACAATTGGTGGAAATGGTTCTCAAGCCTCCAGAGGGTGGACCTCCATCCCTTCCCGAGGACAGTGATGCA GTTTTGTCAGCTCTCAATCTCTATAGATttatactgatcaccgaatcaACGG GAAATTCTAACAGTAGTGGAATATTGGCCAAGGAGAAATTGCAGAAAGTATACAAGGAATGGCTTCTCCCATTACGTGTATTGGTGAGTGGAACCATGGCTCGAAGCATGAAAGAATCTGATGATTCTATGTGTGCTCTCAACCCAGTGGAGTTGGTTCTCTACCGTTGCATCGAACTCGTTGAAGAGAAGCTCAAACATTTGTAA
- the LOC121783007 gene encoding uncharacterized protein LOC121783007 isoform X1, whose amino-acid sequence MEAQKNALSLKRKKCEQSNAKITSNSSSSAASAGSRLRFLLSSNSSSDASLPSSSSRARVERKPSSLPKLGGNFSAKSFRSKENVLPRKPFSEAPKKKKKQLCVDGRGFGKIKTNPMSKTAQMSNLYCSRGNQVKGCEELVGKKLRSEPPFLTSTPPRVRRNAAFEKLDSGTAECGNGSATTPPVEVSVSPQIQLKMFVSKSSATPVCYGAGHLLSGVTDKRKCRRRGSLRGGCEKANLFDDENVVDDLQDSSIPLPSEASVRWLLSPCKEGAEDQGRDSENKLDDRRISCGNDSLAFDLLSSPSTLCELECEDSDFRGSDRVDYAENRRKAEIFKLSRRKTGSNNFDPLLAATPNSVSNENGFGLGERNSSAVSIGSLGSGNLIQTPDSECSSYESFRRWNMELDSMTETLDAVSLSRCERFAYAGMDSSSRSAVPKKNVRSWESSSTLDNLALSQMRISWRDEEIDAYDQQLKPHRLSRSGREERNKRKEKDPWMDNDVSPVLLEYEPCISAATSGKATGDRHGACAESICTNAGDLAVSCDSDWANIQSRVEL is encoded by the coding sequence ATGGAGGCCCAGAAAAATGCGTTGAGCTTGAAGCGGAAGAAGTGCGAGCAATCCAACGCTAAAATCACCTCAAACTCATCTTCTTCTGCTGCTTCAGCTGGATCTCGTTTGAGATTTCTACTCTCTTCAAACTCCTCTTCTGATGCTTCATTGCCTTCCTCTTCTTCGAGGGCTCGTGTGGAGAGAAAGCCCTCATCTTTGCCCAAATTGGGAGGCAATTTCTCTGCGAAATCGTTCAGATCTAAAGAGAATGTGCTTCCCAGAAAGCCCTTTTCCGAGgcgcccaagaagaagaagaagcagttGTGTGTTGACGGGAGGGGATTTGGCAAAATTAAGACGAATCCAATGTCTAAAACAGCTCAAATGTCAAATCTTTATTGCAGTAGGGGGAATCAAGTGAAGGGTTGTGAAGAATTGGTGGGGAAGAAGTTGAGGAGTGAGCCACCATTTTTAACTTCAACTCCCCCACGTGTTCGACGAAATGCCGCATTTGAAAAATTGGATTCGGGAACAGCTGAATGTGGCAATGGCAGCGCTACTACGCCTCCGGTGGAAGTCTCAGTGTCTCCTCAAATCCAATTGAAGATGTTTGTTTCGAAATCTTCTGCAACTCCGGTTTGCTACGGTGCAGGCCACCTTCTATCTGGAGTGACTGATAAAAGGAAGTGCAGGCGAAGAGGGAGCTTGCGAGGAGGCTGTGAGAAGGCTAATCTCTTTGATGATGAGAATGTGGTTGATGATTTGCAGGATTCTTCGATTCCCTTGCCTAGCGAGGCTTCGGTGCGCTGGCTGTTGTCTCCCTGCAAAGAGGGGGCCGAGGATCAGGGGCGTGATTCGGAGAATAAGTTGGATGATCGTCGAATAAGCTGTGGTAATGATTCTCttgcatttgatttattgtCTTCTCCTTCCACATTATGTGAATTAGAATGTGAAGACAGTGACTTCAGAGGCAGTGATAGAGTGGATTATGCAGAAAATCGGAGGAAAGCTGAGATTTTTAAGCTTTCTCGTCGAAAAACAGGCAGTAACAATTTTGATCCTTTGTTAGCCGCTACTCCAAATTCAGTTTCTAACGAGAATGGTTTCGGTTTAGGAGAGAGGAATAGTTCAGCAGTATCTATAGGTTCTTTGGGTAGTGGAAATTTGATTCAGACACCGGACTCTGAGTGTAGCTCGTATGAGTCGTTTCGAAGGTGGAATATGGAGCTGGATTCAATGACAGAAACTCTAGATGCAGTGAGTTTATCTAGATGTGAGAGATTCGCGTATGCAGGGATGGATTCATCTTCTCGTTCTGCTGTTCCCAAGAAAAATGTGCGTTCATGGGAGTCGAGCTCGACATTAGACAACTTAGCACTCTCCCAGATGAGGATATCATGGAGAGATGAAGAGATTGATGCTTATGATCAGCAGCTGAAGCCACACCGACTGTCTCGTTCAGGAAGGGAAGAGAGAAATAAACGTAAAGAGAAAGATCCGTGGATGGATAATGATGTGTCACCCGTTCTTCTCGAGTACGAACCTTGCATTTCTGCAGCAACTAGCGGAAAAGCAACCGGAGACAGACACGGTGCATGTGCTGAGTCGATATGCACCAACGCGGGTGACTTGGCTGTCTCTTGTGATTCGGATTGGGCAAATATCCAGAGTCGGGTCGAGTTGTGA
- the LOC121783009 gene encoding geranylgeranyl transferase type-2 subunit beta 1-like — translation MGELMVEKHIKYIVSIEKKKDDFASVAMEHLRLNGAYWGLTTLDVLGKLDAVDQDEAVSWIMECQDQSGGFGGNIGHDPHLLYTLSAIQVLTLFDKIDVLDIEKVANYIASLQNADGSFSGDIWGEVDTRFSYIAICSLALLQRLDKINVEKAVAYIVSCKNLDGGFGCTPGAESHAGQIFCCVGALAITGSLDHVDKDLLGWWLCERQVKSGGLNGRPEKLPDVCYSWWVLSSLIMIDRVHWIDKKKLADFILDCQDKENGGISDRSDDAVDVFHTYFGVAGLSLLEYPELKAIDPAYALPVDVVNKIFLTT, via the exons ATGGGGGAGCTCATGGTTGAAAAACATATCAAATATATCGTATCAATTGAAAAG AAAAAGGATGATTTTGCGTCTGTGGCTATGGAGCACCTGAGGTTGAATGGCGCTTATTGGGGATTGACTACTCTGGATGTTTTAGGAAAGCTTGATGCAGTGGATCAGGATGAGGCCGTTTCTTGGATCATGGAATGTCAGGATCAATCTG GTGGTTTTGGTGGTAATATAGGGCATGATCCTCACCTGCTCTACACATTAAGTGCCATTCAGGTTTTAACACTATTTGACAAGATAGATGTTCTTGATATTGAGAAGGTTGCCAATT ATATTGCAAGCTTACAGAATGCAGATGGATCATTTTCCGGTGACATTTGGGGTGAAGTGGATACCAG GTTTTCGTATATTGCAATATGCTCTCTCGCATTACTACAGCGTTTGGATAAAATAAATGTAGAAAAAGCTGTAGCGTACATTGTAAGTTGCAAGAATTTAGATGGTGGATTTGGATGCACACCTGGAGCAGAATCTCATGCAGGACAAA TTTTCTGTTGTGTGGGAGCTCTTGCTATCACTGGTTCTCTAGATCATGTTGACAAGGATCTTCTTGGATGGTGGTTATGTGAACGACAAGTAAAATCCGGAGGTTTAAACGGACGCCCTGAGAAGCTTCCCGAT GTATGCTACTCGTGGTGGGTTCTTAGTAGTTTGATTATGATTGATAGAGTTCACTGGATTGACAAGAAGAAGCTCGCTGATTTCATCTTGGATTGCCAG GATAAAGAGAACGGTGGAATCTCAGACAGATCCGATGATGCTGTCGATGTCTTCCACACCTATTTTGGTGTTGCTG GTCTTTCGCTTCTTGAATATCCCGAACTCAAAGCTATAGATCCAGCTTATGCATTGCCCGTGGATGTTGTAAACAAAATTTTCCTCACCACCTGA
- the LOC121781798 gene encoding actin-related protein 7-like, whose translation MDAVVIDAGTKMLKSGFAVPDQPPSMVIPTQMQRIPADESLTDSSSLESVTIDPVVRGFIRDWDAMEDLLSHVLYTGLGWEIGNEGQILFTDPLATPKAVREQLVQLMFEKFNISGFFASEQAVLSLYALGRISGCTVDIGHGKMDIASVIEGAVQHISSRRFEIGGLDLTNLFAQELRMSNPHVNLSISDVEKLKEQYSCCAEDEAAYRRFLQGCPEEQHTLPDGQVIKIGKERYTVGEALFQPSILGLEAHGIAEQLVRCISTVSTENHRQLLENTVLCGGTACMTGFEDRFQKEAAVSSAIRPCLVKAPEYMPDNVTRHSAWVGGAILAKVVFPQNQHLTKADYDEHGPSVIHRKCF comes from the exons GTAATTCCAACACAAATGCAACGAATACCTGCAGATGAATCCTTGACCGATTCTTCCTCCCTCGAAAGTGTGACTATTGATCCAGTCGTCCGAGGCTTTATCAGAGATTGGGATGCCATGGAAGATTTATTAAGCCATGTGTTATATACTGGTCTTGGATGGGAGATTGGTAACGAAGGCCAAATTTTGTTTACAGATCCACTGGCAACTCCAAAG GCAGTTAGAGAGCAATTGGTACAATTGATGTTTGAAAAGTTCAACATCTCAGGCTTTTTTGCATCTGAGCAAGCAGTGCTATCACTTTATGCTTTAGGCCGCATTTCAGGATGCACAGTTGACATCGGACATGGAAAAATGG ATATTGCATCAGTAATAGAAGGCGCTGTTCAGCATATATCATCTAGAAGATTTGAAATAGGTGGATTGGATTTGACCAACTTATTTGCTCAAGAACTCCGTATGTCCAATCCACATGTGAACTTAAGCATCTCTGACGTGGAAAAGTTGAAGGAGCAATATTCCTGCTGTGCTGAGGACGAGGCTGCTTATAGAAGGTTCCTGCAGGGATGCCCTGAGGAGCAACACACTCTGCCTGATGGACAG GTGATAAAAATTGGAAAAGAAAGGTATACTGTTGGTGAGGCCTTATTCCAACCATCAATTTTAGGTTTAGAGGCTCATGGAATAGCTGAGCAGCTTGTTCGTTGCATCTCAACTGTGTCAACTGAGAATCACCGCCAGCTGCTGGAAAATACTGTACTGTGTGGTGGAACTGCCTGTATGACTG GTTTCGAGGATAGGTTTCAGAAGGAAGCTGCTGTCTCCTCTGCTATCCGGCCTTGTCTGGTGAAG GCGCCAGAATACATGCCGGATAACGTGACAAGACACTCAGCATGGGTGGGAGGAGCCATACTAGCCAAAGTGGTGTTCCCTCAGAATCAGCATCTGACCAAGGCTGATTATGACGAGCACGGGCCATCTGTCATCCATCGCAAATGTTTTTAA